From Xylocopilactobacillus apis, a single genomic window includes:
- the eno gene encoding phosphopyruvate hydratase has product MSIISDILAREILDSRGNPTVEVEVYTEAGGFGRADVPSGASTGEHEAVELRDGDASRFGGQGVLTAVNNVNTKITDAIVGMEVTDQRAIDQAMIDLDGTPNKGKLGANAILGVSLAASRAAADELGQPLYEYLGGPNGHVLPTPMMNVINGGKHASNNVDFQEFMIMPIGAKSIREAVRMGAETFHALQKILKGRGDSTAVGDEGGFAPDLKNNEEPFDVLVEAIKTAGYNPSTAGNPGDIALAFDCASSEFYNTETHKYETKADGRSYSAEEFTTLLEGLVDKYPIISIEDPLDENEWDDWKMLTARLGKKVQLVGDDLFVTNTSYLKKGIEMGVANSILIKVNQIGTLTETFEAIEMAKEAGYSAVVSHRSGETEDTTIADLVVATNAGQIKTGSMSRTDRIAKYNQLMRIEDQLEGAAEYKGVKSFYNIKKA; this is encoded by the coding sequence ATGTCTATTATTTCAGATATACTTGCTCGTGAAATTCTTGATTCACGTGGAAATCCTACTGTTGAAGTTGAAGTTTATACTGAAGCTGGTGGCTTCGGTCGTGCTGATGTTCCATCAGGTGCTTCAACTGGTGAACACGAAGCTGTTGAGTTAAGAGACGGTGACGCTAGTCGTTTTGGCGGCCAAGGCGTTTTAACAGCAGTTAATAATGTAAATACAAAAATTACAGATGCCATTGTTGGAATGGAAGTTACTGATCAACGTGCAATCGATCAAGCTATGATCGATCTTGACGGTACTCCTAACAAAGGTAAATTAGGTGCTAATGCGATTCTTGGTGTTTCACTTGCTGCTTCTCGTGCTGCTGCAGATGAATTAGGCCAACCATTGTATGAATATTTAGGCGGACCTAACGGACATGTTTTACCAACTCCAATGATGAACGTTATTAATGGTGGAAAACATGCTTCTAACAACGTTGACTTCCAAGAATTTATGATTATGCCAATTGGTGCAAAATCAATTCGTGAAGCTGTCAGAATGGGTGCTGAAACTTTCCATGCACTTCAAAAGATCTTAAAAGGCCGTGGCGATTCTACTGCTGTTGGTGATGAAGGTGGATTTGCACCAGATCTTAAGAACAACGAAGAACCATTTGATGTTTTAGTTGAAGCTATTAAGACTGCAGGTTACAACCCAAGTACTGCTGGTAACCCAGGAGATATCGCTTTAGCATTTGACTGTGCTTCTTCAGAATTCTACAATACTGAAACTCACAAATATGAAACAAAGGCTGACGGCCGTTCATATTCTGCTGAAGAATTCACAACTTTACTTGAAGGTTTAGTTGACAAATATCCAATTATCTCAATCGAAGATCCTTTGGATGAAAACGAATGGGATGACTGGAAGATGTTAACAGCTCGTCTTGGCAAGAAAGTTCAATTGGTTGGTGATGATCTTTTCGTTACTAACACTTCTTACTTGAAGAAGGGAATTGAAATGGGCGTTGCTAACTCAATCTTAATCAAAGTTAACCAAATCGGTACTTTGACAGAAACTTTTGAAGCGATTGAAATGGCTAAAGAAGCTGGATATAGTGCAGTTGTTTCTCACCGTTCAGGCGAAACTGAAGATACAACAATTGCAGACCTTGTAGTAGCAACTAATGCTGGTCAGATTAAGACAGGTTCAATGAGCCGTACTGATCGTATTGCTAAATACAACCAGTTGATGAGAATTGAAGATCAATTAGAAGGCGCTGCTGAATATAAGGGTGTTAAATCATTCTACAATATTAAAAAGGCTTAA
- a CDS encoding bacteriocin-associated integral membrane family protein, with protein MKKIFLIFSSTVVMLFLSFSLIQDKDVTIFQGYPDVNVMGVDPNKVSVHREKFEEELNRFAENHDIVLAHRIIEPNRSGKIKFKYAIYGKGNISKDLKKASQKSINYSSLAGTYLIVKGKIEPNLLVNKLSSLGYKSMVGYKISFIDNFSQIINKTARLCLFVFLITFAGLSLIYRIKGLRFADIKMISGESLAAVTLQPVKSDLISIISVNLVTWVVGLIILHLNQAFHLLLILFLSLGIIVYTVALILISFILSLLYLFSLQKSTLISLVKGKLPLKRIIAFMLVAQFAAIVTVGFAVKQFTSYDKSYQKMKQAEVKWKEASDRFVPSFGMSAAATSEKEERKREKIQYQMLNDAVENEDALLAENNLSRYEVESVVDGVHKNDYLPLGNTINVTPNYLVKQNVEISSNLKKRLQNLKPGEFGLLFPRKLKAQKKKLTKIYTKELSGMWTESKYKNIPFKAVTGYLDNNKNRFLYNGSEVADLDDQFVKDPIIVVWTPKSTRDTEGSNMYWSASLSEHVLFKGYDSSIKLLKKHHVYQWFSYVVNGRMYYLNKINGIKTQIISLLIGAIMSIITSIFMFTLMNLLYFEEFRKEIFIKRLAGMNFAEIHFNYLLAQLLVLLAATIVSFFLTKNLTISFLTTLLFLTVGALLMYRQLKHEERVAVTVMKGK; from the coding sequence ATGAAAAAAATATTTTTAATCTTTTCTTCAACGGTTGTAATGCTTTTTCTGTCATTTTCTTTAATTCAAGATAAAGACGTCACAATATTTCAGGGCTATCCTGACGTTAATGTGATGGGAGTGGATCCTAACAAAGTCAGCGTTCATCGTGAAAAGTTTGAAGAAGAACTAAATCGGTTTGCAGAAAATCATGATATTGTTCTGGCGCATAGAATAATTGAACCTAATCGGTCAGGAAAAATTAAATTTAAATATGCAATTTATGGAAAGGGTAATATTTCCAAAGATTTAAAGAAAGCGTCACAAAAAAGCATTAATTACAGTTCGCTTGCTGGAACTTATCTAATTGTTAAAGGAAAAATTGAACCAAATTTGTTGGTTAATAAGCTATCAAGTCTTGGTTATAAATCAATGGTCGGATATAAAATTTCTTTCATTGATAATTTCTCCCAAATCATAAATAAAACCGCTCGTCTGTGTTTATTTGTTTTTTTGATAACGTTTGCTGGGTTGTCGTTGATCTATCGGATCAAAGGTTTGCGCTTTGCAGATATTAAAATGATTTCGGGTGAATCATTAGCAGCAGTTACTCTACAACCAGTGAAATCAGATCTAATTTCGATTATTAGTGTCAATTTAGTAACCTGGGTTGTTGGTTTGATAATCTTACATTTGAATCAAGCTTTTCACCTTTTGTTAATTTTATTTTTGTCACTTGGAATTATTGTCTATACAGTGGCGTTGATTTTGATTTCCTTCATTCTAAGTTTACTGTATTTGTTTAGTTTACAAAAAAGTACTTTAATCTCATTAGTGAAAGGAAAATTACCATTAAAAAGAATTATTGCATTTATGCTTGTTGCACAATTTGCGGCAATTGTTACGGTCGGTTTTGCAGTTAAACAATTCACATCTTATGACAAATCCTATCAAAAAATGAAGCAAGCCGAGGTTAAATGGAAAGAAGCAAGTGATCGTTTTGTCCCATCTTTTGGGATGAGTGCGGCTGCCACAAGTGAGAAAGAAGAACGCAAAAGAGAAAAAATTCAGTACCAGATGTTAAATGATGCGGTAGAAAATGAGGATGCCTTGTTGGCCGAAAACAATCTAAGTAGGTATGAAGTTGAGTCCGTAGTAGATGGGGTTCACAAAAATGATTATTTACCTTTGGGTAATACAATTAACGTCACACCAAATTATTTAGTTAAACAAAATGTTGAAATTAGTTCTAACTTAAAGAAACGATTACAAAATTTAAAACCCGGAGAATTTGGTCTTTTATTTCCACGTAAATTGAAAGCTCAAAAGAAAAAGCTCACTAAAATTTATACCAAAGAACTTAGTGGAATGTGGACAGAATCGAAGTACAAAAATATTCCTTTCAAGGCCGTTACCGGATATCTGGATAATAATAAAAATCGCTTTCTTTATAATGGGAGCGAAGTTGCAGATCTTGATGATCAATTTGTGAAAGACCCGATTATTGTTGTTTGGACGCCAAAATCGACTAGAGATACAGAAGGTTCAAATATGTATTGGTCAGCATCACTGAGTGAACATGTTCTGTTTAAAGGATATGATTCAAGCATTAAATTACTCAAGAAACATCATGTCTATCAATGGTTTTCCTACGTTGTAAATGGTCGTATGTATTATTTAAACAAAATAAACGGAATCAAAACTCAAATTATTTCGCTGTTAATCGGCGCAATAATGAGTATTATTACGTCAATTTTTATGTTTACCTTGATGAACCTTTTGTACTTTGAAGAATTTAGAAAAGAAATTTTTATTAAACGTCTTGCGGGCATGAACTTTGCGGAAATTCACTTTAATTATTTGTTGGCACAATTATTAGTTCTTTTAGCAGCAACAATTGTCAGTTTCTTTTTGACGAAAAATCTTACGATCAGTTTTTTGACCACATTGTTGTTCTTGACAGTGGGAGCTTTGTTGATGTATCGCCAGCTTAAACATGAAGAACGGGTTGCTGTAACAGTAATGAAAGGAAAATAA